A part of Sebastes fasciatus isolate fSebFas1 chromosome 10, fSebFas1.pri, whole genome shotgun sequence genomic DNA contains:
- the ints10 gene encoding integrator complex subunit 10 isoform X1, giving the protein MSAQKDCEFLVKRARELVSDDPCAAKAWLITARTLYPADFNIQYEMYIIERNAERTASAGRLLYDMFINFPDQPIVWREISVITAALRSDSQDKHAQFLRGLFETLPGRVQCEMLLKATEQCFNTLEKAEMLLLLLKRFPESVVQHGVNLGESLLEAEASENVETPVNCFRKLFVCDVLPLVINNMDMRLPASLMQKYMLKAAEFYIGYVTRGPSPDVQIQGAQEGGSLKSPTVSRGSQRYVIDGLSEKSSVVAEPWERLLDILAVVGARCEWQGDMGQRSYVDMLLRVKELCRYLPGLEGDTRSRCCSQVVICAALILFRSAFLYVSSVQPALFQGVNALSSGPWILVEDLSSVYNDVEMERGALKHAHKKRKLADGREKTMSSDDEEGLGKGRGRHILVNKTDMPSWSETLESFRTARESWDLLHSHDGLETEFKKICASWKTDSWLWFRIFLSDTIIYQGQYRKAISSLHQMAAVQQPQPGQQSPSGQASLEHHRALIQQASCHYALGEYRMACEKLLDVVGGLLSPSLEPTKSPDDQGRGKPKMRKGNDLRLLPCTSKAMLPFCLQLMLACFKLRAFTDGRDDLSLGHVVVLLQHDWPQGEMLFLKAVDKICQQGSFQYENFFNYVTNIDMLEEFAYLRTPEGGRIQLELLPNQGMLIKNPSPTLGLELNTLLLQGVQTMDRHHTVTRGITKGVKEDFRLAMERQVSRCAENLYTVLHRFCINEKIMIIQSLP; this is encoded by the exons ATGTCAGCTCAAAAGGACTGTGAGTTTCTGGTGAAGAGAGCCCGAGAGCTGGTCTCTGATGACCCCTGTGCAGCTAAAGCCTGGCTCATCACAGCCAGGACCCTGTACCCTGCAGACTTCAACATACAG TATGAGATGTACATCATTGAACGCAATGCAGAGAGGACAGCCTCTGCAGGGAGACTGCTGTATGACAT GTTTATAAACTTTCCAGATCAGCCCATTGTTTGGCGAGAGATCAGCGTCATCACAGCTGCACTGCGTAGTGACTCTCAGGACAAACATGCACAGTTTCTACGAG GGCTTTTTGAGACACTGCCTGGTCGTGTGCAGTGTGAGATGCTACTGAAAGCCACAGAGCAGTGTTTCAACACTTTGGAGAAGGCAGAGATGCTGCTCCTTCTTCTTAAGCGCTTTCCAGAGTCCGTGGTCCAACATGGA GTCAATCTGGGAGAATCTTTGTTGGAGGCGGAGGCGTCAGAGAATGTGGAGACTCCTGTCAACTGCTTCAGAAAGCTTTTTG TGTGTGATGTCCTTCCGTTGGTCATAAACAACATGGACATGCGCTTGCCAGCCAGTCTGATGCAGAAGTACATGCTGAAAGCAGCTGAATTCTACATCGGCTATGTTACCCGTGGACCCTCACCTGATGTACAGATACAGG GCGCTCAGGAAGGTGGATCTCTGAAGTCTCCCACTGTGTCCCGCGGCTCCCAGCGTTACGTGATTGACGGCCTGTCGGAAAAGTCGTCGGTGGTAGCAGAACCTTGGGAGAGGCTGTTGGATATCCTCGCTGTGGTCGGAGCACGCTGCGAGTGGCAGGGAGACATGGGACAGAG GAGTTATGTGGACATGCTGCTGAGAGTGAAGGAGCTGTGTCGCTACCTGCCTGGTCTGGAAGGAGACACGAGGTCCCGCTGCTGCAGCCAAGTGGTCATCTGTGCTGCGCTCATCCTCTTCCGCAGCGCCTTCCTCTATGTCTCATCTGTGCAGCCTGCACTGTTCCAGG GTGTGAATGCGTTGAGCTCGGGGCCGTGGATCCTTGTCGAGGATTTGAGCTCGGTGTATAATGATGTGGAGATGGAAAGAGGAGCATTGAAACACGCACATAAGAAACGCAAACTGGCGGATGGCAGAGAGAAGACGATG AGCTCAGATGATGAGGAAGGGTTGGGAAAAGGTCGCGGTcgacacattttggtgaacAAGACTGATATGCCCAGCTGGTCAGAGACTCTGGAGAGCTTCCGCACAGCGAGGGAGAGCTGGGACCTTCTTCACTCCCACGACGGCCTGGAAACTG AGTTCAAGAAGATCTGTGCCTCTTGGAAGACGGACAGCTGGCTGTGGTTCAGAATATTCCTCTCCGACACGATCATATACCAG gGACAGTACCGTAAGGCCATCTCTAGCCTGCACCAGATGGCTGCAGTGCAGCAGCCTCAGCCTGGCCAGCAGAGCCCCTCAGGTCAGGCCAGTCTGGAGCACCACAGGGCTCTCATCCAGCAGGCGTCCTGCCACTACGCACTGGGAGAGTAcagg ATGGCCTGCGAGAAGCTGCTTGATGTCGTCGGTGGGCTGTTGTCCCCGAGCCTAGAACCAACGAAGAGCCCAGATGATCAGGGTAGAGGCAAGCCCAAAATGAGGAAAG GTAATGACCTGAGATTGCTTCCCTGCACCAGCAAAGCTATGTTACCTTTCTGTCTCCAGCTGATGTTAGCCTGCTTCAAG CTCCGTGCCTTCACAGACGGTCGTGACGACCTGTCCCTCGGTCACGTGGTGGTGCTCCTGCAGCACGACTGGCCACAGGGCGAGATgctgtttttaaaggcagtggaTAAGATCTGCCAGCAAGGCAGTTTCCAGTATGAGAATTTCTTCAACTATGTCACCA ACATTGACATGCTGGAGGAGTTTGCATACCTGCGTACTCCAGAAGGTGGGAGGATTCAACTGGAGCTGCTGCCCAATCAGGGAATGCTGATCAA GAACCCTAGTCCCACCCTGGGGCTGGAGTTAAATACCCTTCTGCTACAAGGGGTGCAGACGATGGACAG ACACCACACAGTGACTCGCGGAATCACCAAAGGAGTGAAGGAAGATTTCCGTCTGGCCATGGAGAGGCAGGTGTCGCGTTGTGCAGAGAACCTGTACACTGTACTTCACCGTTTCTGCATCAACGAGAAAATCATGATCATCCAGTCTCTTCCTTGA
- the tlr1 gene encoding toll-like receptor 1 isoform X2, giving the protein MLMGLQLLSASFPDGYVDLSSKNLSSVPRGLPQKVEFLDLSCNHIQHLRRGDFRNTSLLRILNVSWNSLEDIDPGTFLDTPLLEDLDLSHNRLRNLSDQRYLLHAENLLVLNLASNRFLTMTLGSEFSSLVKLKRLTLGAQNINAGDFKNIAEVKLRTLTLSLENDLGYAAGSLNDVHAQRLQIGFTSYQVINRFLVSDALSLFVEVELMDLTRGYKDLSEQLSERVEILTSHLYLTNISIEWADLTHCVNGILRTSIAHLTATDVAMYKLPYQDTNVTPTTRMKSFTARRARVKEFFFSQEAVYNFFINIPVESLAIVESSLIHMTCPKSQSPIHYLDFSYCALSDSMFSRVEGQRFVECETLDNVRNLTLVGNNLKSLQTVSKRVQYMKSLQHLDVSLNSLVYDGVGECVWPPNITNMTMASNGLTDSVFKCLPKGTQTLDLQNNQVSVIPSSVLKLVNLSTLNLNANRVRDLPVCNGFPILNELLLKSNSLHAPSVSKLKSCPKLETLDISHNPFICTCALRGFISLGIKSEKKKSHTGIELLSWPLDYYCTYPEVVRHSTLKDISIPLVSCNVGLLAASILCPAVVVIIAVVTLCHRLDVPWYMGMIWQWTRAKHRARMRQVRPEDLVGVEFHAFVSYSQHDADWVQNSLLPNLEGALGGLRICHHEKNFVPGKTIIENIIACVEKSRRSVFVLSGHFVKSEWCHYELYFATHQRLGWGTDSVVLVLLKPLPQYLIPSKYYQLKSMMGRHTYLEWPQDRAKHRLFWANLRAALQADLPEPVIELEE; this is encoded by the coding sequence ATGTTGATGGGACTCCAGCTGCTGAGTGCTTCGTTCCCTGACGGCTACGTAGACCTCTCATCCAAAAACCTCTCCTCCGTCCCAAGAGGCCTGCCACAGAAGGTTGAGTTTCTCGACCTCTCATGCAACCACATACAGCATCTCCGCCGAGGAGACTTCAGAAACACCTCTCTCCTGAGGATCCTCAACGTTTCGTGGAACAGTTTGGAGGACATCGATCCGGGGACGTTCCTCGACACGCCGCTCCTGGAGGATCTGGACCTGTCGCACAACAGACTGAGGAATCTGTCGGATCAGCGGTACCTGCTCCACGCAGAGAACCTGCTGGTACTGAATTTGGCCAGCAACAGGTTTCTCACAATGACACTGGGGAGTGAGTTCAGCTCCCTGGTAAAACTGAAGAGATTGACACTTGGAGCACAAAACATCAATGCGGGTGATTTCAAGAATATTGCTGAAGTGAAACTGCGTACACTGACCCTTTCCCTGGAGAATGATCTTGGTTATGCAGCAGGCAGCCTGAACGATGTTCATGCTCAAAGGCTTCAGATAGGCTTCACTAGTTATCAAGTAATTAACCGTTTTCTGGTTTCTGACGCCCTGTCACTCTTTGTTGAAGTGGAGTTGATGGATTTGACACGCGGCTACAAAGACCTGAGTGAGCAGTTGAGCGAGAGAGTAGAAATCCTCACATCTCATCTTTATCTCACCAACATATCAATCGAGTGGGCCGACTTGACTCACTGTGTGAATGGGATTCTGCGTACATCCATCGCCCATCTGACCGCCACTGATGTGGCCATGTACAAATTGCCTTATCAAGACACTAATGTGACCCCGACGACTAGAATGAAGTCCTTCACAGCCAGAAGGGCAAGGGTCAAGGAATTCTTCTTTTCACAGGAGGCTGTATACAACTTTTTTATCAACATACCGGTGGAGAGTTTAGCAATCGTTGAAAGTTCACTCATACACATGACATGCCCAAAGTCTCAGAGTCCTATCCATTATCTGGACTTCTCCTATTGCGCTCTATCTGACTCCATGTTCTCCAGAGTGGAGGGTCAACGATTTGTTGAATGTGAGACTCTGGATAACGTGAGGAACTTGACTCTGGTTGGCAACAATCTTAAGAGCCTCCAGACGGTGAGCAAACGTGTGCAATACATGAAGTCCCTGCAACATCTGGACGTCAGCCTCAACTCTCTGGTTTACGATGGTGTCGGAGAATGCGTCTGGCCACCAAACATCACCAACATGACTATGGCGTCTAACGGTCTGACAGACTCCGTTTTTAAATGTCTACCAAAAGGAACACAAACACTGGACCTCCAGAACAACCAGGTTTCTGTGATACCTTCATCCGTCTTGAAACTGGTAAACCTTTCAACTCTGAATCTAAATGCCAACAGGGTGCGGGATCTGCCTGTATGTAACGGTTTCCCCATACTGAATGAGCTTCTGCTCAAGTCAAATTCCCTCCATGCGCCGTCTGTGAGCAAGCTGAAGAGCTGCCCCAAACTGGAAACCCTGGATATCAGTCACAACCCCTTCATCTGCACCTGCGCTCTGAGGGGTTTCATAAGTTTGGGCATCAAGtctgaaaagaagaaaagtcaCACAGGAATTGAATTGTTGAGTTGGCCATTAGACTATTACTGCACCTATCCAGAGGTTGTTAGACACTCCACCTTGAAAGACATCTCCATCCCATTGGTCTCCTGTAATGTCGGCCTTCTAGCCGCCAGCATCTTGTGCCCAGCAGTGGTAGTGATTATCGCAGTTGTGACCCTGTGCCATCGGTTGGACGTTCCCTGGTATATGGGCATGATCTGGCAGTGGACCAGAGCCAAACATCGCGCCAGAATGCGTCAAGTTCGACCCGAAGATCTGGTGGGAGTTGAGTTTCATGCTTTTGTGTCCTACAGCCAGCATGACGCGGATTGGGTGCAGAATTCCCTCCTTCCCAACCTTGAAGGCGCCTTAGGAGGGCTCCGAATCTGTCATCACGAGAAGAACTTTGTGCCGGGAAAGACAATTATTGAGAACATCATCGCCTGTGTGGAGAAAAGCCGACGCTCCGTGTTTGTGCTCTCCGGTCACTTCGTCAAGAGCGAGTGGTGCCATTACGAGCTGTACTTCGCCACCCACCAACGCCTTGGTTGGGGCACAGATAGCGTTGTGCTGGTGCTGCTCAAGCCTCTGCCTCAATACCTGATCCCATCCAAGTACTACCAGCTGAAGTCCATGATGGGCCGGCACACATACTTGGAGTGGCCTCAGGACAGGGCTAAGCACAGGCTGTTCTGGGCGAATCTCAGAGCTGCCCTACAGGCGGACCTGCCGGAGCCAGTGATAGAACTAGAGGAGTGA
- the ints10 gene encoding integrator complex subunit 10 isoform X2 has translation MSAQKDCEFLVKRARELVSDDPCAAKAWLITARTLYPADFNIQYEMYIIERNAERTASAGRLLYDMFINFPDQPIVWREISVITAALRSDSQDKHAQFLRGLFETLPGRVQCEMLLKATEQCFNTLEKAEMLLLLLKRFPESVVQHGVNLGESLLEAEASENVETPVNCFRKLFVCDVLPLVINNMDMRLPASLMQKYMLKAAEFYIGYVTRGPSPDVQIQGAQEGGSLKSPTVSRGSQRYVIDGLSEKSSVVAEPWERLLDILAVVGARCEWQGDMGQRSYVDMLLRVKELCRYLPGLEGDTRSRCCSQVVICAALILFRSAFLYVSSVQPALFQGVNALSSGPWILVEDLSSVYNDVEMERGALKHAHKKRKLADGREKTMSSDDEEGLGKGRGRHILVNKTDMPSWSETLESFRTARESWDLLHSHDGLETEFKKICASWKTDSWLWFRIFLSDTIIYQGQYRKAISSLHQMAAVQQPQPGQQSPSGQASLEHHRALIQQASCHYALGEYRMACEKLLDVVGGLLSPSLEPTKSPDDQGRGKPKMRKGNDLRLLPCTSKAMLPFCLQLMLACFKLRAFTDGRDDLSLGHVVVLLQHDWPQGEMLFLKAVDKICQQGSFQYENFFNYVTNIDMLEEFAYLRTPEGGRIQLELLPNQGMLIKHHTVTRGITKGVKEDFRLAMERQVSRCAENLYTVLHRFCINEKIMIIQSLP, from the exons ATGTCAGCTCAAAAGGACTGTGAGTTTCTGGTGAAGAGAGCCCGAGAGCTGGTCTCTGATGACCCCTGTGCAGCTAAAGCCTGGCTCATCACAGCCAGGACCCTGTACCCTGCAGACTTCAACATACAG TATGAGATGTACATCATTGAACGCAATGCAGAGAGGACAGCCTCTGCAGGGAGACTGCTGTATGACAT GTTTATAAACTTTCCAGATCAGCCCATTGTTTGGCGAGAGATCAGCGTCATCACAGCTGCACTGCGTAGTGACTCTCAGGACAAACATGCACAGTTTCTACGAG GGCTTTTTGAGACACTGCCTGGTCGTGTGCAGTGTGAGATGCTACTGAAAGCCACAGAGCAGTGTTTCAACACTTTGGAGAAGGCAGAGATGCTGCTCCTTCTTCTTAAGCGCTTTCCAGAGTCCGTGGTCCAACATGGA GTCAATCTGGGAGAATCTTTGTTGGAGGCGGAGGCGTCAGAGAATGTGGAGACTCCTGTCAACTGCTTCAGAAAGCTTTTTG TGTGTGATGTCCTTCCGTTGGTCATAAACAACATGGACATGCGCTTGCCAGCCAGTCTGATGCAGAAGTACATGCTGAAAGCAGCTGAATTCTACATCGGCTATGTTACCCGTGGACCCTCACCTGATGTACAGATACAGG GCGCTCAGGAAGGTGGATCTCTGAAGTCTCCCACTGTGTCCCGCGGCTCCCAGCGTTACGTGATTGACGGCCTGTCGGAAAAGTCGTCGGTGGTAGCAGAACCTTGGGAGAGGCTGTTGGATATCCTCGCTGTGGTCGGAGCACGCTGCGAGTGGCAGGGAGACATGGGACAGAG GAGTTATGTGGACATGCTGCTGAGAGTGAAGGAGCTGTGTCGCTACCTGCCTGGTCTGGAAGGAGACACGAGGTCCCGCTGCTGCAGCCAAGTGGTCATCTGTGCTGCGCTCATCCTCTTCCGCAGCGCCTTCCTCTATGTCTCATCTGTGCAGCCTGCACTGTTCCAGG GTGTGAATGCGTTGAGCTCGGGGCCGTGGATCCTTGTCGAGGATTTGAGCTCGGTGTATAATGATGTGGAGATGGAAAGAGGAGCATTGAAACACGCACATAAGAAACGCAAACTGGCGGATGGCAGAGAGAAGACGATG AGCTCAGATGATGAGGAAGGGTTGGGAAAAGGTCGCGGTcgacacattttggtgaacAAGACTGATATGCCCAGCTGGTCAGAGACTCTGGAGAGCTTCCGCACAGCGAGGGAGAGCTGGGACCTTCTTCACTCCCACGACGGCCTGGAAACTG AGTTCAAGAAGATCTGTGCCTCTTGGAAGACGGACAGCTGGCTGTGGTTCAGAATATTCCTCTCCGACACGATCATATACCAG gGACAGTACCGTAAGGCCATCTCTAGCCTGCACCAGATGGCTGCAGTGCAGCAGCCTCAGCCTGGCCAGCAGAGCCCCTCAGGTCAGGCCAGTCTGGAGCACCACAGGGCTCTCATCCAGCAGGCGTCCTGCCACTACGCACTGGGAGAGTAcagg ATGGCCTGCGAGAAGCTGCTTGATGTCGTCGGTGGGCTGTTGTCCCCGAGCCTAGAACCAACGAAGAGCCCAGATGATCAGGGTAGAGGCAAGCCCAAAATGAGGAAAG GTAATGACCTGAGATTGCTTCCCTGCACCAGCAAAGCTATGTTACCTTTCTGTCTCCAGCTGATGTTAGCCTGCTTCAAG CTCCGTGCCTTCACAGACGGTCGTGACGACCTGTCCCTCGGTCACGTGGTGGTGCTCCTGCAGCACGACTGGCCACAGGGCGAGATgctgtttttaaaggcagtggaTAAGATCTGCCAGCAAGGCAGTTTCCAGTATGAGAATTTCTTCAACTATGTCACCA ACATTGACATGCTGGAGGAGTTTGCATACCTGCGTACTCCAGAAGGTGGGAGGATTCAACTGGAGCTGCTGCCCAATCAGGGAATGCTGATCAA ACACCACACAGTGACTCGCGGAATCACCAAAGGAGTGAAGGAAGATTTCCGTCTGGCCATGGAGAGGCAGGTGTCGCGTTGTGCAGAGAACCTGTACACTGTACTTCACCGTTTCTGCATCAACGAGAAAATCATGATCATCCAGTCTCTTCCTTGA
- the tlr1 gene encoding toll-like receptor 1 isoform X1, protein MRPVTAALLAAVMLMGLQLLSASFPDGYVDLSSKNLSSVPRGLPQKVEFLDLSCNHIQHLRRGDFRNTSLLRILNVSWNSLEDIDPGTFLDTPLLEDLDLSHNRLRNLSDQRYLLHAENLLVLNLASNRFLTMTLGSEFSSLVKLKRLTLGAQNINAGDFKNIAEVKLRTLTLSLENDLGYAAGSLNDVHAQRLQIGFTSYQVINRFLVSDALSLFVEVELMDLTRGYKDLSEQLSERVEILTSHLYLTNISIEWADLTHCVNGILRTSIAHLTATDVAMYKLPYQDTNVTPTTRMKSFTARRARVKEFFFSQEAVYNFFINIPVESLAIVESSLIHMTCPKSQSPIHYLDFSYCALSDSMFSRVEGQRFVECETLDNVRNLTLVGNNLKSLQTVSKRVQYMKSLQHLDVSLNSLVYDGVGECVWPPNITNMTMASNGLTDSVFKCLPKGTQTLDLQNNQVSVIPSSVLKLVNLSTLNLNANRVRDLPVCNGFPILNELLLKSNSLHAPSVSKLKSCPKLETLDISHNPFICTCALRGFISLGIKSEKKKSHTGIELLSWPLDYYCTYPEVVRHSTLKDISIPLVSCNVGLLAASILCPAVVVIIAVVTLCHRLDVPWYMGMIWQWTRAKHRARMRQVRPEDLVGVEFHAFVSYSQHDADWVQNSLLPNLEGALGGLRICHHEKNFVPGKTIIENIIACVEKSRRSVFVLSGHFVKSEWCHYELYFATHQRLGWGTDSVVLVLLKPLPQYLIPSKYYQLKSMMGRHTYLEWPQDRAKHRLFWANLRAALQADLPEPVIELEE, encoded by the coding sequence ATGAGGCCTGTGACCGCTGCTCTCTTGGCAGCAGTCATGTTGATGGGACTCCAGCTGCTGAGTGCTTCGTTCCCTGACGGCTACGTAGACCTCTCATCCAAAAACCTCTCCTCCGTCCCAAGAGGCCTGCCACAGAAGGTTGAGTTTCTCGACCTCTCATGCAACCACATACAGCATCTCCGCCGAGGAGACTTCAGAAACACCTCTCTCCTGAGGATCCTCAACGTTTCGTGGAACAGTTTGGAGGACATCGATCCGGGGACGTTCCTCGACACGCCGCTCCTGGAGGATCTGGACCTGTCGCACAACAGACTGAGGAATCTGTCGGATCAGCGGTACCTGCTCCACGCAGAGAACCTGCTGGTACTGAATTTGGCCAGCAACAGGTTTCTCACAATGACACTGGGGAGTGAGTTCAGCTCCCTGGTAAAACTGAAGAGATTGACACTTGGAGCACAAAACATCAATGCGGGTGATTTCAAGAATATTGCTGAAGTGAAACTGCGTACACTGACCCTTTCCCTGGAGAATGATCTTGGTTATGCAGCAGGCAGCCTGAACGATGTTCATGCTCAAAGGCTTCAGATAGGCTTCACTAGTTATCAAGTAATTAACCGTTTTCTGGTTTCTGACGCCCTGTCACTCTTTGTTGAAGTGGAGTTGATGGATTTGACACGCGGCTACAAAGACCTGAGTGAGCAGTTGAGCGAGAGAGTAGAAATCCTCACATCTCATCTTTATCTCACCAACATATCAATCGAGTGGGCCGACTTGACTCACTGTGTGAATGGGATTCTGCGTACATCCATCGCCCATCTGACCGCCACTGATGTGGCCATGTACAAATTGCCTTATCAAGACACTAATGTGACCCCGACGACTAGAATGAAGTCCTTCACAGCCAGAAGGGCAAGGGTCAAGGAATTCTTCTTTTCACAGGAGGCTGTATACAACTTTTTTATCAACATACCGGTGGAGAGTTTAGCAATCGTTGAAAGTTCACTCATACACATGACATGCCCAAAGTCTCAGAGTCCTATCCATTATCTGGACTTCTCCTATTGCGCTCTATCTGACTCCATGTTCTCCAGAGTGGAGGGTCAACGATTTGTTGAATGTGAGACTCTGGATAACGTGAGGAACTTGACTCTGGTTGGCAACAATCTTAAGAGCCTCCAGACGGTGAGCAAACGTGTGCAATACATGAAGTCCCTGCAACATCTGGACGTCAGCCTCAACTCTCTGGTTTACGATGGTGTCGGAGAATGCGTCTGGCCACCAAACATCACCAACATGACTATGGCGTCTAACGGTCTGACAGACTCCGTTTTTAAATGTCTACCAAAAGGAACACAAACACTGGACCTCCAGAACAACCAGGTTTCTGTGATACCTTCATCCGTCTTGAAACTGGTAAACCTTTCAACTCTGAATCTAAATGCCAACAGGGTGCGGGATCTGCCTGTATGTAACGGTTTCCCCATACTGAATGAGCTTCTGCTCAAGTCAAATTCCCTCCATGCGCCGTCTGTGAGCAAGCTGAAGAGCTGCCCCAAACTGGAAACCCTGGATATCAGTCACAACCCCTTCATCTGCACCTGCGCTCTGAGGGGTTTCATAAGTTTGGGCATCAAGtctgaaaagaagaaaagtcaCACAGGAATTGAATTGTTGAGTTGGCCATTAGACTATTACTGCACCTATCCAGAGGTTGTTAGACACTCCACCTTGAAAGACATCTCCATCCCATTGGTCTCCTGTAATGTCGGCCTTCTAGCCGCCAGCATCTTGTGCCCAGCAGTGGTAGTGATTATCGCAGTTGTGACCCTGTGCCATCGGTTGGACGTTCCCTGGTATATGGGCATGATCTGGCAGTGGACCAGAGCCAAACATCGCGCCAGAATGCGTCAAGTTCGACCCGAAGATCTGGTGGGAGTTGAGTTTCATGCTTTTGTGTCCTACAGCCAGCATGACGCGGATTGGGTGCAGAATTCCCTCCTTCCCAACCTTGAAGGCGCCTTAGGAGGGCTCCGAATCTGTCATCACGAGAAGAACTTTGTGCCGGGAAAGACAATTATTGAGAACATCATCGCCTGTGTGGAGAAAAGCCGACGCTCCGTGTTTGTGCTCTCCGGTCACTTCGTCAAGAGCGAGTGGTGCCATTACGAGCTGTACTTCGCCACCCACCAACGCCTTGGTTGGGGCACAGATAGCGTTGTGCTGGTGCTGCTCAAGCCTCTGCCTCAATACCTGATCCCATCCAAGTACTACCAGCTGAAGTCCATGATGGGCCGGCACACATACTTGGAGTGGCCTCAGGACAGGGCTAAGCACAGGCTGTTCTGGGCGAATCTCAGAGCTGCCCTACAGGCGGACCTGCCGGAGCCAGTGATAGAACTAGAGGAGTGA
- the LOC141775531 gene encoding mitochondrial nicotinamide adenine dinucleotide transporter SLC25A51-like, with protein MAVSTMDSESARTQQPQSALTKGGCSLLPAGALSSTLGTAGKHYVCGSVAAFTNIVVTFPIQKVLFRQQLHGVLATEAVRQLQREGLRNLYRGLLPPLLQKSTTVGIMFGLYEDFSRVLLDRAGGTGVPDLVTRSFAAALAGTAEAVLMPFERVQTLLQDHRHHGRFNNTVHTFRTLLSEYGVRECYRGLVPVLLRNGPSNVLFFGLRGPIKEQLPQVNSRAGHMVNDFVCGGLLGAFLGIMFYPLNVVKSRAQSQVGGAFQPCRQVLLTVWRERGGSVAMLFRGAHLNYHRSLLSWGIINATYELLLKIT; from the coding sequence ATGGCTGTTAGCACCATGGACTCTGAGTCAGCCCGGACACAGCAGCCTCAGTCTGCCCTGACTAAAGGAGGCTGCTCCCTGCTGCCTGCTGGAGCTCTGAGTTCCACGCTGGGCACTGCAGGGAAGCACTATGTCTGCGGCTCCGTCGCAGCTTTTACCAACATCGTGGTGACTTTCCCCATCCAGAAAGTGCTGTTCCGCCAGCAGCTACATGGCGTGTTGGCCACTGAGGCCGTGCGGCAGCTCCAGAGGGAAGGGCTGAGGAATCTTTACCGGGGCCTGCTGCCCCCGCTGCTCCAGAAGAGCACTACAGTGGGCATCATGTTTGGCCTGTACGAGGACTTCTCGAGAGTCTTACTAGACCGGGCCGGTGGCACCGGTGTGCCGGATCTTGTCACACGAAGCTTTGCTGCAGCATTGGCAGGAACCGCAGAGGCCGTCCTGATGCCATTTGAGCGCGTGCAGACTCTTCTCCAAGACCATCGGCACCACGGGCGCTTCAACAACACGGTCCACACCTTCCGGACACTTCTGTCAGAGTATGGCGTCAGAGAGTGCTACCGTGGCCTGGTGCCCGTACTTCTTCGTAACGGCCCTAGCAATGTGCTATTCTTCGGGCTGCGCGGGCCCATTAAGGAGCAGCTCCCGCAAGTCAATAGCCGAGCAGGTCACATGGTTAATGATTTTGTGTGTGGAGGGTTGCTGGGGGCTTTCCTTGGCATCATGTTCTATCCTTTAAATGTGGTCAAGTCCCGGGCTCAGTCTCAGGTCGGTGGAGCCTTCCAGCCTTGCAGGCAGGTGCTGCTAACAGTGTGGAGAGAAAGGGGTGGCAGTGTGGCCATGCTCTTCAGAGGGGCCCACCTCAACTACCACCGTTCACTCCTGTCCTGGGGGATCATCAATGCCACCTatgagctgctgctgaagaTCACGTAG